In Miscanthus floridulus cultivar M001 chromosome 5, ASM1932011v1, whole genome shotgun sequence, one genomic interval encodes:
- the LOC136451720 gene encoding uncharacterized protein, whose amino-acid sequence MADDAEEHQNKRSLTASGDGSVSKKAKALSASPSCLVSSVILKEESEGDVAQGGRGVVAEQANPPMALPRINVSLQPQLLHCAATDCYRPLKPPVFKCVAGHRLCNNCRGDGLAGHCRKCDRDTYFVHCGPDLDVYIGGFRVACPFRDYGCDSSVAYHESDAHRDACAYAPCRCALCPFKASPPVLHDHLAADHAWPLHAVPSYGKLLHLYVAVSEPPHRLLVVEGDERRLFVLSVRARGKDIWAVSLACVRASAKAEPRYTYTLWAEAPPLPDMPANMGRWLGMETDVPSCAVPGAGGGAAVEEEGMALCVLTAMLVGPLKEIHLRVRIDVVEP is encoded by the exons ATGGCCGACGACGCCGAGGAGCATCAGAATAAGCGCTCGCTGACGGCGAGCGGCGACGGCAGCGTCAGCAAGAAGGCCAAGGCGCTGTCCGCCTCACCTAGCTGCCTGGTCTCCAGCGTCATACTGAAGGAGGAATCGGAGGGAGATGTTGCCCAAGGCGGAAGAGGTGTGGTCGCGGAGCAGGCCAATCCACCCATGGCGCTGCCGCGGATCAACGTCAGCTTGCAACCGCAGCTGCTTCACTGCGCCGCCACCGATTGCTACCGTCCCCTCAAGCCCCCCGTTTTCAAG TGCGTCGCCGGGCACCGCCTGTGCAACAACTGCCGCGGCGACGGCCTTGCGGGCCACTGCCGCAAGTGCGACCGCGACACCTACTTCGTGCACTGCGGCCCGGACCTGGACGTCTACATCGGCGGCTTCAGGGTGGCGTGCCCCTTCAGGGACTACGGCTGCGACAGCTCCGTCGCCTACCACGAGAGCGACGCGCACCGGGACGCGTGCGCGTACGCGCCCTGCCGCTGCGCGCTGTGCCCCTTCAAGGCCTCCCCACCCGTGCTCCACGACCACCTCGCCGCCGACCATGCCTGGCCCCTGCACGCGGTCCCGTCCTACGGGAAGCTCCTCCACCTCTACGTCGCCGTGTCCGAGCCGCCGCACCGCCTCCTGGTCGTGGAGGGCGACGAGCGGCGCCTCTTCGTGCTGTCCGTGCGCGCGCGCGGCAAGGACATCTGGGCCGTCTCGCTGGCGTGCGTCAGGGCCAGCGCCAAGGCGGAGCCGCGGTACACGTACACGCTCTGGGCGgaggcgccgccgctgccggacaTGCCCGCCAACATGGGGCGCTGGCTGGGGATGGAGACGGACGTGCCGAGCTGCGCAGtgcccggcgccggcggcggggccGCCGTGGAAGAGGAGGGGATGGCGCTGTGCGTGCTGACGGCGATGCTGGTCGGACCGCTGAAGGAGATTCATCTTAGAGTCCGCATCGACGTGGTCGAGCCATAG
- the LOC136454386 gene encoding E3 ubiquitin-protein ligase SINA-like 10, with the protein METGEQKNSKKARVDPPVAPLVPCMVSIDKAKFQCPVCTHPLKPPIFQCAAGHLACGACHGQLADKERCYRCAQSGGYSRNFPLEDVVRSTRAMCPYVVFGCPSSVPLYEMGDHQPKCPHAPCRCPEPGCAFFGSPAWLSYHLRATHSWPVNIIDCGKACQLQLPASKPRCLLVAMEDGRVFVVSVGAHRGVSLVSLRANAAAGPHYTCKMSASGSAAAASGKVPNVSVEMEVPSSAVAGEAAATDTEAKVAAALLVPRKMLHGPSKELHLNVRIDKAQT; encoded by the exons ATGGAGACGGGCGAGCAAAAGAACAGCAAGAAGGCGAGAGTAGATCCGCCCGTGGCTCCTTTAGTGCCCTGTATGGTGAGCATTGACAAGGCCAAGTTTCAGTGCCCCGTTTGTACCCACCCCTTGAAGCCTCCCATCTTCCAG TGCGCCGCCGGGCACTTGGCTTGCGGTGCCTGTCATGGCCAGCTCGCCGACAAGGAACGGTGCTACAGGTGCGCCCAATCCGGTGGGTACAGCCGCAACTTCCCGCTGGAAGACGTCGTCCGCTCGACCAGGGCCATGTGCCCCTACGTCGTGTTCGGCTGCCCTAGCTCCGTACCCTTGTACGAGATGGGTGACCACCAGCCCAAGTGCCCACACGCGCCCTGCCGCTGCCCGGAGCCCGGCTGCGCCTTCTTCGGCTCGCCGGCGTGGTTAAGCTACCACCTAAGGGCCACGCATTCCTGGCCCGTAAACATCATCGACTGCGGCAAGGCATGCCAACTCCAGCTGCCGGCGTCAAAGCCGCGGTGCCTGCTGGTGGCGATGGAGGACGGGCGCGTGTTCGTCGTGTCCGTGGGGGCGCACCGCGGCGTCTCGCTGGTGTCCCTGAGGGCGAATGCCGCGGCGGGGCCGCACTACACGTGCAAGATGTCGGCGAGTGGGAGCGCAGCCGCGGCGTCCGGCAAGGTGCCGAACGTCTCGGTGGAGATGGAGGTGCCGAGCAGTGCGGTGGCCGGGGAGGCCGCGGCCACGGACACGGAGGCCAAAGTCGCCGCGGCACTACTAGTGCCGCGCAAGATGCTGCACGGGCCATCCAAGGAGCTGCACCTCAACGTTAGAATCGACAAGGCGCAGACATGA